The Carassius gibelio isolate Cgi1373 ecotype wild population from Czech Republic chromosome A8, carGib1.2-hapl.c, whole genome shotgun sequence genome contains the following window.
AACTCTACTGGGTAATTCAAGTAGGTCCACTGAAatttcaataaaattaattattaattacagaAAACAAAATGCTAACGTCTTTAAATGtgttaacaacaataaaataaatacaaataataaaagcaaGTATAAagtatgaaatgtaaaataagaaagaaataaGATAAAAGCACATTAGTGTACTGTAGAGTAAAAAGTGGTACAGTTTACAGCTCGCTAACAAAAGTTATCTATTTGGAGTTCCAGGTAGGTTATATTAAATTTCCCTGAGAGAAGTCCTTGATTTTCTGTGCTATAACCTGGGCCTTCGAGACGGGACAGGGCAGCAGCGGAAGTCGAGGGGGACCCAGTGCTAACCCTGACACTTCACTCATCAGCTGCTTATTCACGGACACATCAAAACCTGCagagcataaataataataataatgaaaactacAATAATATGCACAACACCACCAAAAACAAGTCTTACCGACactgttcaaatatttttttttttcatttagcaaggatgcattacttTAGTCAAAGATATCATCTTACACAATATCCTCACTCTATTccactttctattcaaagaatcctaaaaaaatgtaCCACTCTCTCCACATAAATATTAAGTGGCAaaatttcaacactgataataaaaataaatgtttcttaagcagcaaattacatattgcaatgatttctgaaggatcttgtgacactgaagactggagttatgaagctgaaaattcagctgtaaCATCATAGGAAtgaactacatttaaaaaatatgaatatggaaaacaattatattaaattataataatttttcactatttctatttttattttattctaatcaAGTAAATCTAGCCTTGGTAAGTATAAAACGTTAAAGAAATCCAAACGTGTGGAAAACAATCAACTCACCAAGGTTCTTAGCAAATGTGATAACCTCCATAAATCCAAACTGTAAACAGAAAAGCAAATCATTCATTTGTGtagttaaaataatgttaaatcaTTAAACTTGAAACCATGCTGATAAAATAAAGTCCAAAGCACCACTAAATGAGAATTACACTTTACAATGGGATGAAGGATGTGCTGTACCTGCAGGGCTCTGGTCTGCACGTGGTTGCCATTATCAAAAGCAGCAAGCATCTTGTTCACGATGCATCCGAGGTAGTTATATGTGCTGCAGAGAACAGAGAGAGTGTTGCATAGTCTTCAGCAAAGCATTATGTATAATTGAGGGTTTTTAAGCTACAAATGTGTCGAGCACGTACTGGTTTTTTCTATTGTCAAGCCATAACTTGTATATGtatcatatattatatacatcCAGTTGTTTCTGAAGTGTTAAaagaattgttcacccaaaaatgaaaattgatgAAGAAATGATATCGTACTTGATTATCCCTgataatgaaatacaaaactgagGTTACACTAATGCCAATAAACAAATCAGCCACaaaaaacactgaatgaccaTGAACCTCAACCAGATCTACGCTACAGCAAGAAAAACAGTGAATGGTCACAAATTCACGTCAACTAAGGTCAGAAGAAGAGATATAGGATGGCGTGATGTTGGCACTTACCTCCCAACTGCTCCATGAACACCTAGTACCAAAGCTCCCAAAAGCTGCTGCGAAACAAAGTGTCAAACTAAatatctaaaattaaaaccaCAAATAATTTCAATGTTAGTCTATCAGGAATGAATAGATGAACGAGTAAGGGGATTTCTAACCTCATCTACTCCAAACAGGACGGACCAGTTATGGGACTGACTGTAACGGACACACTGCCCGAGATCCCTCAGGTCAGTCCCACTGTATTTCACTCCCTGAAATGAGGGGACCAACTGCTCTATCCCATTTAGCACATCAGCCGCATCGACTGACAATGTAAAGGAAAAAAAGAGCATCAAAGTCAATCTTTCACACGTGAATATGACTTATTCTGTACTGTGCAAAGAATTTACTAAGTTGTCAGTGTTTTGACAGCCGGTAATGATGATGTGTAGGAGCTGCACTTACATGCAACACCAGTCATGCTTGGAATGTGATAATAATACATCGGAAGAT
Protein-coding sequences here:
- the LOC128018773 gene encoding N-acetylneuraminate lyase-like, producing MSRSIRKLTGLVAATFTPLTAEGEINLSVIGPYIDYLVENQNVKSVFINGTTGEGCSLTVDERKQLAEAWCQHGKDKLEQVIVHVGCMSIKDSQELARHAASIGADGIAVISPSFFKPVNADALRLFIKEVSTFAPDLPMYYYHIPSMTGVAFDAADVLNGIEQLVPSFQGVKYSGTDLRDLGQCVRYSQSHNWSVLFGVDEQLLGALVLGVHGAVGSTYNYLGCIVNKMLAAFDNGNHVQTRALQFGFMEVITFAKNLGFDVSVNKQLMSEVSGLALGPPRLPLLPCPVSKAQVIAQKIKDFSQGNLI